One genomic window of Coffea eugenioides isolate CCC68of chromosome 1, Ceug_1.0, whole genome shotgun sequence includes the following:
- the LOC113774635 gene encoding pentatricopeptide repeat-containing protein At4g11690, producing MESNLCSSARIVNQTLNRTHNQITRPLKSQRHSMAVLSQMLKLPPIKALSLFNLATQSGFQYTPQSISIILHHLLSFRKLSQAQSLVLKLLSSRISSTSFTVPSLLSHLTTQNHFSSCSLFYESIINAYVQHQSVEKALFYFHEMVNKGLAPTANTFNNVLNFLVKMRNSDKVWSFFDEMKERVVLDKYSFGILVKGCSDIGDLDRAFEALGCMEKMDLKPNVVIYTSLIDGCCKSGEIEKAKELFCEMGELGLAANQYTYTVLINGFFKKGLKKDGFELYEKMKTDGALPDLYTYNTLIHEFCNGGRILRAFELFDEMHERGVACNVVTYNTLIGGLCQHMRALDAEELVDQMKGRGLSPNLITFNTLIDGYCKAGRVDKAMSLLNQMKSSGLRPSLITYNILISGFSKVGNLSRVMDLVRELEERGFSPSKVTYTILIDAFARSNDMDKAIEMLSGMKKAGLVADVCTYGVLIHGWCSEGNMMEAFKLFRSMSEVDLEPNHVIYNTMINGYCREGNSYKALMMLKQMFEKGIVPNEASYNMTIQVLCNDGKWKEAENLCNDMIKCGVQPLVAIDMIHEAKVKDS from the coding sequence ATGGAATCGAACTTGTGCTCTTCTGCGCGCATAGTGAACCAAACTCTCAACAGAACCCATAACCAGATTACCAGACCCCTGAAATCCCAAAGACATTCCATGGCTGTGCTCTCCCAGATGCTAAAACTGCCGCCCATCAAAGCCCTCTCACTTTTCAACTTAGCAACTCAGTCGGGCTTCCAATACACTCCACAATCCATCTCCATTATCCTTCATCACCTCCTCTCCTTCCGCAAGCTCTCTCAAGCCCAATCTTTAGTCCTAAAATTACTTTCTTCCCGCATCTCCTCAACTTCATTCACAGTCCCCTCTCTCCTCTCCCATTTGACAACCCAAAACCATTTCAGCTCTTGTTCTCTTTTCTATGAATCAATCATCAACGCTTATGTTCAACATCAGTCGGTGGAAAAAGCCcttttctattttcatgaaaTGGTCAATAAAGGCCTTGCACCCACAGCCAACACGTTTAATAATGTGCTGAATTTTCTCGTCAAGATGAGAAATTCTGACAAAGTTTGGAGCTTTTTTGATGAAATGAAAGAAAGAGTTGTCTTGGATAAGTATAGTTTCGGAATACTTGTAAAGGGTTGTTCTGATATTGGTGATTTGGATAGAGCTTTTGAGGCTTTGGGATGTATGGAGAAGATGGATTTGAAACCAAATGTGGTTATATATACTAGTTTGATAGATGGATGTTGCAAAAGTGGTGAGATTGAGAAAGCAAAGGAGCTGTTTTGTGAGATGGGAGAGTTGGGTTTGGCTGCTAATCAGTACACTTACACTGTTTTGATTAATGGATTCTTCAAGAAAGGGCTTAAGAAAGATGGTTTTGAGTTGTATGAGAAGATGAAGACTGATGGTGCATTGCCTGACTTGTACACGTACAATACTCTAATCCATGAATTTTGTAATGGTGGCAGAATTCTCAGAGCATTTGaactgtttgatgaaatgcatGAGAGAGGGGTGGCATGTAATGTGGTGACATATAATACTTTGATTGGGGGGTTATGTCAACATATGAGAGCGTTGGATGCAGAGGAATTGGTGGATCAGATGAAAGGGCGTGGCTTGAGCCCAAACTTGATCACATTTAACACTCTCATAGACGGGTACTGCAAAGCTGGGAGGGTTGATAAAGCTATGAGTTTGTTGAATCAGATGAAGTCTTCTGGCTTAAGACCATCCTTAATTAcctataatattttaatttcaGGTTTCTCTAAGGTTGGAAATCTATCTCGTGTTATGGATCTGGTTCGAGAATTGGAGGAAAGAGGCTTTTCTCCGTCTAAGGTGACATATACAATTCTTATTGATGCCTTTGCTAGATCAAATGACATGGATAAAGCTATTGAGATGCTTTCTGGAATGAAGAAGGCGGGTTTGGTTGCGGACGTTTGTACTTATGGTGTATTGATACACGGTTGGTGTTCAGAGGGTAATATGATGGAGGCTTTCAAGCTATTCAGATCAATGTCTGAGGTGGATTTGGAGCCCAATCATGTAATATACAATACCATGATCAATGGTTATTGCAGAGAGGGTAACTCTTATAAAGCCTTGATGATGCTaaaacaaatgtttgaaaaaggtATAGTTCCGAATGAGGCAAGTTATAACATGACGATTCAAGTTCTTTGCAATGACGGAAAGTGGAAAGAGGCTGAAAATCTTTGTAATGACATGATAAAGTGTGGTGTACAACCCTTGGTTGCTATTGATATGATTCATGAAGCTAAAGTTAAAGATTCCTAG
- the LOC113762389 gene encoding CAX-interacting protein 4 → MPATAGRVRMPANNRVHSSAALQTHGIWQSAIGYDPYAPTAKDDGKKASTTSKVSDSAEPEPENAYASFQGLLALARITNSNSDEARGSCKKCGRVGHLTFQCRNFLSVREDVNRGGNVDDDVIREVVLEKLKGEKVKGLVKKVGLESGESSEDEEEEEDSESSDSDYDSEMERIIAEKYEKKVNGKAKVGSRRKAEEDDDDDEDEEDRRGRSRKRRNRKRENNDSEDEERRRRKRKKERRNRDDDESSDEEDESKRRKKRKSRKERRRRRSHRHSSDYSDASPEDSGDRRRKRRSRRTASTSDSDDTGSDDPRVGRDKRRSEKKSRKSRHGD, encoded by the coding sequence ATGCCGGCCACAGCAGGAAGGGTTCGCATGCCGGCGAACAACCGGGTGCACAGTAGCGCTGCCCTCCAGACTCACGGTATATGGCAGAGCGCTATTGGGTACGATCCTTATGCACCCACGGCTAAAGACGATGGTAAGAAAGCTTCGACGACCAGCAAAGTTTCCGATTCTGCTGAACCCGAGCCTGAAAATGCCTATGCTAGCTTCCAGGGTTTGCTGGCTTTAGCCCGGATtacgaattcgaattcggaTGAGGCTCGTGGGTCGTGTAAAAAGTGCGGGAGAGTTGGGCACTTGACTTTTCAGTGTAGAAATTTTTTGAGCGTCAGGGAGGATGTGAATAGAGGGGGGAATGTTGACGATGATGTGATCAGGGAGGTGGTTTTGGAGAAATTGAAGGGGGAGAAGGTTAAGGGGCTTGTGAAAAAGGTAGGGTTGGAGAGTGGGGAGAGTAGTGAAGacgaggaggaggaggaggatagCGAGAGTTCGGATTCAGATTATGATTCTGAGATGGAGAGGATTATTGCGGAGAAGTATGAAAAGAAGGTCAATGGGAAAGCAAAGGTAGGCTCCAGGAGGAAGGCtgaagaggatgatgatgatgatgaggatgaggaaGATAGGAGGGGAAGGTCAAGGAAAAGGAGGAACAGGAAGAGGGAGAATAATGATTCAGAGGATgaggagaggaggaggaggaagaggaagaaggaGAGGAGGAACAGGGATGATGACGAGTCTTCTGATGAGGAGGACGAGTcgaagaggaggaagaagaggaaaagtAGGAAGGAAAGGAGGAGAAGGAGGAGTCACAGGCATTCGTCTGATTACTCTGATGCTTCTCCTGAGGATTCTGGTGATAGGCGACGCAAGCGGAGAAGCAGGAGGACAGCTTCAACATCTGATTCTGATGATACTGGTTCTGATGATCCTCGGGTTGGCAGAGATAAAAGGAGGTCTGAGAAGAAGAGCAGGAAGAGTCGCCATGGAGACTAG
- the LOC113775734 gene encoding triosephosphate isomerase, cytosolic — translation MGRKFFVGGNWKCNGTTDEVKKIVSMLNEAEVPSEDDVDVVVSPPFVFLPIVKSLLRPDFSIAAQNCWVRKGGAFTGEVSAEMLVNLGIPWVILGHSERRLLLNESKEFVGDKVAYALSQGLKVIACVGETLEQRESGSTMAVVAAQTKAIADRVLNWSNIVLAYEPVWAIGTGKVATPAQAQEVHSELRKWLHENAGAEVAATTRIVYGGSVNGANCKELAAKPDVDGFLVGGASLKPEFIDIIKSSTIKKSSV, via the exons ATGGGCCGGAAATTCTTCGTCGGCGGCAACTGGAAATGC AACGGTACAACTGATGAGGTGAAGAAGATTGTGAGCATGTTGAATGAAGCTGAAGTTCCTTCAGAAGATGATGTCG ATGTGGTTGTCAGCCCCCCATTTGTATTTCTTCCTATCGTGAAAAGCTTGCTGCGACCTGATTTCTCTATTGCTGCACAAAACTGTTGGGTCAGGAAAGGAGGCGCTTTCACGGGCGAGGTTAG TGCTGAGATGCTAGTCAATTTGGGCATTCCTTGGGTTATTCTTGGACACTCTGAGAGAAGACTTCTGTTAAATGAATCTAAAGAG TTTGTTGGAGATAAAGTTGCTTATGCCCTTTCCCAAGGCTTGAAAGTGATTGCATGTGTTGGGGAGACTCTTGAGCAGCGAGAATCTGGATCTACAATGGCTGTGGTTGCTGCACAGACAAAAGCTATTGCTG ATCGAGTTTTGAACTGGTCCAATATCGTCTTGGCTTATGAGCCAGTTTGGGCAATTGGTACTGGAAAGGTTGCTACTCCTGCTCAAGCTCAAGAA GTTCATTCTGAACTCAGGAAGTGGCTACATGAAAATGCTGGTGCAGAGGTTGCTGCAACAACAAGGATTGTATACGGAG GTTCTGTAAATGGAGCGAACTGCAAAGAATTGGCCGCTAAGCCTGATGTTGATGGGTTTTTGGTCGGTGGAGCTTCCCTTAAG CCCGAATTCATTGATATCATCAAGTCTTCAACTATAAAGAAGAGTAGTGTCTGA